From Demequina capsici, one genomic window encodes:
- a CDS encoding peptidoglycan-binding domain-containing protein, translated as MSGDERGERAPHSWRLVARATLVVVLIGALAGAGVLVYIAASRSPLESAAAPEPLVAKVESVERYDEAQVGISLTYATPTVATAQATGTITSLNVAPGSDVHAGDVIMTVDAGDVIAYASDRPLYRDITEGDSGDDVTAAQQLLVTLGYLDADPDGKAGRATRTAIIAFNATHGYGQKNPILSRASLVWLDASASTVATVDVSVAQEIAPGTTLWEAADAPLSVKVAETSVIPQDGDWEIDAYGVTAAYAAGSGTVADPAAVASIAAAMGAVTDGVATVRRAEPLVVGAVPSSAVVSDDEGRTCIFPSVDGAPVVVQPTGGDLGTVQLDPSLVGQDVLVNPREARKDLTCG; from the coding sequence ATGAGCGGCGACGAGCGTGGCGAACGCGCCCCGCATTCCTGGCGACTGGTAGCCCGCGCCACGCTCGTCGTCGTCCTCATCGGGGCTCTGGCAGGTGCAGGAGTGCTCGTGTACATCGCGGCGTCCCGCTCGCCTCTGGAGTCGGCCGCCGCCCCTGAGCCCCTCGTCGCCAAGGTCGAGTCGGTGGAACGCTACGACGAGGCACAGGTGGGCATATCGCTCACGTATGCGACCCCGACCGTCGCCACCGCCCAAGCCACGGGGACCATCACCTCCCTCAACGTCGCCCCCGGCTCGGACGTCCACGCCGGCGACGTCATCATGACGGTGGACGCAGGCGACGTGATCGCCTACGCCTCGGACCGTCCCCTTTACCGCGACATCACCGAAGGAGACTCGGGCGACGACGTCACGGCCGCCCAGCAGCTCCTGGTCACGCTCGGATACCTGGACGCCGATCCCGACGGCAAGGCGGGCCGTGCCACGCGGACCGCGATCATCGCGTTCAACGCGACCCATGGCTACGGCCAGAAGAACCCGATCCTGTCACGGGCCTCGCTCGTCTGGCTCGACGCGAGCGCCTCGACGGTGGCCACCGTCGACGTCAGCGTCGCACAGGAGATCGCTCCGGGCACCACGCTGTGGGAGGCGGCGGATGCGCCTCTCTCGGTGAAAGTCGCGGAGACCTCGGTCATCCCCCAGGACGGCGACTGGGAGATCGACGCCTACGGCGTCACCGCCGCTTACGCCGCCGGGTCCGGAACGGTCGCCGACCCCGCGGCGGTCGCCTCGATCGCAGCCGCCATGGGCGCGGTGACGGACGGAGTGGCGACCGTTCGCCGCGCCGAACCCCTCGTCGTCGGCGCCGTTCCCTCGTCCGCCGTGGTGTCCGACGACGAAGGCCGCACCTGCATCTTCCCGTCCGTCGACGGTGCGCCCGTCGTGGTCCAGCCGACCGGCGGCGACCTCGGCACCGTCCAGCTCGACCCCTCCCTCGTGGGCCAGGATGTGCTCGTCAACCCGCGTGAGGCCCGCAAGGACCTGACGTGCGGCTAG
- the fbaA gene encoding class II fructose-bisphosphate aldolase, translating to MAIATTESYAAMLDAAKAGGYAFPAINITSSSSVTAAIQGFAEAESDGIIQVSVGGGQYASGSTIKDAVVGSLALAAYARVVAEKYGVTIALHTDHCHKVYLEEWLKPLLKLEAESIAAGKGPIFNSHMWDGSSVPMDENLLIAEELLEMSQAADTILEIEIGVVGGEEDGHSAEVNEKLYSSPEDGIKTIEKLGLGEKGRYLTAMTFGNVHGAYKPGAVKLRPEILGDIQAAAAEKFGKEKPFDLVFHGGSGSTAEEIATAVSHGVIKMNIDTDTQYAYTRPVVDHMMKNYDGVLKVDGEWGNKKAYDPRAWGKLAEAGMAARVVEACQQLGSAGKKI from the coding sequence ATGGCCATCGCCACCACTGAGTCGTACGCCGCGATGCTGGACGCCGCCAAGGCCGGCGGCTACGCGTTCCCCGCGATCAACATCACCTCGTCCTCTTCCGTCACCGCAGCCATCCAGGGCTTCGCTGAGGCAGAGTCCGACGGCATCATCCAGGTCTCCGTCGGTGGCGGCCAGTACGCCTCGGGCTCGACCATCAAGGACGCCGTGGTCGGCTCGCTCGCGCTCGCGGCCTACGCCCGCGTCGTCGCCGAGAAGTACGGCGTGACCATCGCGCTCCACACCGACCACTGCCACAAGGTCTACCTCGAGGAGTGGCTCAAGCCGCTGCTGAAGCTCGAGGCCGAGTCGATCGCCGCGGGCAAGGGCCCCATCTTCAACTCGCACATGTGGGACGGCTCGTCCGTGCCGATGGACGAGAACCTGCTGATCGCCGAGGAGCTGCTCGAGATGTCGCAGGCCGCTGACACGATCCTCGAGATCGAGATCGGCGTCGTCGGAGGCGAGGAGGACGGCCACTCGGCCGAGGTCAACGAGAAGCTGTACTCGAGCCCCGAGGACGGCATCAAGACCATCGAGAAGCTCGGTCTGGGCGAGAAGGGCCGCTACCTGACCGCCATGACCTTCGGCAACGTGCACGGCGCGTACAAGCCGGGTGCCGTCAAGCTGCGCCCTGAGATCCTCGGTGACATCCAGGCCGCCGCTGCCGAGAAGTTCGGCAAGGAGAAGCCGTTCGACCTGGTCTTCCACGGTGGCTCCGGCTCGACCGCGGAGGAGATCGCCACGGCCGTCTCGCACGGTGTCATCAAGATGAACATCGACACGGACACGCAGTACGCGTACACGCGTCCTGTCGTGGACCACATGATGAAGAACTACGACGGCGTCCTCAAGGTGGACGGCGAGTGGGGCAACAAGAAGGCCTACGACCCGCGCGCCTGGGGCAAGCTCGCCGAGGCCGGCATGGCCGCCCGCGTCGTCGAGGCCTGCCAGCAGCTCGGTTCGGCCGGCAAGAAGATCTGA
- a CDS encoding Hpt domain-containing protein — protein MTYDPSAIIAELWERFRPTIAARLEAIDAGLVAIRLGAGAGDARVTDAHRAAHNLAGALGSYERPEGSVVARRLMAALEQARPDAEAVAALLAELREHCR, from the coding sequence ATGACATACGACCCGTCGGCGATCATCGCCGAGCTGTGGGAGCGGTTCCGACCCACGATCGCCGCCCGCCTCGAGGCGATCGACGCGGGACTCGTCGCGATCCGTCTGGGAGCGGGCGCCGGGGACGCCCGCGTGACCGACGCGCATCGCGCGGCGCACAACCTCGCAGGAGCGCTCGGATCGTACGAGCGGCCGGAGGGCAGCGTGGTCGCACGCCGGCTCATGGCCGCGCTCGAGCAGGCGCGCCCCGACGCTGAGGCCGTCGCCGCACTGCTCGCTGAGCTGCGGGAGCATTGCCGATGA
- a CDS encoding response regulator: MQRPRVLVVDDDEMIRALVSAVLTHEQMDVIEAESGPHALEILSVEAPDLVISDVMMPQMDGFQLITKLRATDEAGSVPVLFLTSRMDPSDAATGLRLGANEYLRKPFTPQALVEQVQRHLADVGGADRTAERRIALHDVATLREQVEAIRASGRHVMLARITIEEQLMVEARFASVGWADVLEQLGALARARLGAGTVLAVAGADLLVGAVDAAARTFGDDLAGFARDIADARFAVRGESVRLTPSIGWSEAANAISTDTALERTAIAAAAARDHLDLQPVRWRVDLSPTTSRAPSRTARFLSAITTPYQILLTLVLGLVVPFFVYQALYWLGWDISVVMYPTIVIALAFTGVLIWSEGFYALDPVRPPKEPGSPPPPATAVIAAYLPNEAATIVDTVEAFLRVDYPDLQVILAYNTPRGLLVERTLRQIAERDPRFLPLRVDGSTSKAQNVNAALRHARGEFVGMYDADHHPQRDSFMRAWRWLSNGYDVVQGHCVIRNGAASKAARTVAVEFEAIYAVSHPGRAQLHGFGIFGGSNGFWRTDVLRRTRMHGFMLTEDIDSSLRVIEAGGQIANDPALISRELAPTSWHGLWNQRMRWAQGWFQVSKRHLRQAWRSRTLTLRQKLGMTVLLGWREVYPWISIQMFPLVAFLAWRDAGLQNLDWFIALFVLTTLFTTTVGPGQTFFAWRLAAPDIRRHRRWFWLYLLFATLFYTEWKNTISRVAQVKETIGERQWKVTPR; this comes from the coding sequence GTGCAGAGACCCCGAGTGCTCGTCGTCGACGACGACGAGATGATCCGCGCCCTCGTGTCCGCCGTCCTCACGCACGAGCAGATGGACGTGATCGAGGCCGAGTCCGGCCCGCACGCGCTGGAGATCCTGTCCGTCGAGGCGCCCGACCTGGTGATCAGCGACGTGATGATGCCTCAGATGGACGGCTTCCAGCTGATCACGAAGCTCCGCGCCACCGACGAGGCGGGCTCCGTGCCGGTGCTGTTCCTCACGTCACGGATGGACCCGTCCGACGCGGCGACGGGGCTGAGACTGGGCGCGAACGAGTACCTGCGCAAGCCGTTCACCCCGCAGGCCCTGGTGGAGCAGGTGCAGCGGCATCTCGCGGACGTCGGCGGCGCCGACCGGACGGCGGAACGCCGGATCGCCCTGCACGACGTCGCCACGCTGCGGGAGCAGGTGGAGGCGATCCGCGCATCGGGCCGCCACGTGATGCTCGCGAGGATCACGATCGAGGAGCAGCTGATGGTGGAGGCGCGCTTCGCGTCCGTCGGCTGGGCGGACGTCCTGGAGCAGCTCGGCGCCCTCGCGCGCGCGCGCCTCGGGGCGGGCACGGTGCTCGCAGTGGCGGGTGCGGACCTGCTCGTGGGCGCGGTGGACGCCGCCGCACGCACGTTCGGCGACGACCTGGCCGGCTTCGCGAGGGACATCGCCGACGCACGCTTCGCGGTCAGGGGCGAATCCGTGCGGCTGACTCCGAGCATCGGCTGGTCCGAGGCGGCGAACGCGATCAGCACCGACACCGCGCTGGAGCGGACGGCGATCGCCGCCGCGGCCGCGCGCGACCATCTGGACCTGCAGCCCGTCCGCTGGCGGGTGGACCTGAGCCCCACGACGTCGCGGGCGCCGTCCCGCACGGCGCGGTTCCTGAGCGCGATCACCACGCCGTACCAGATCCTCCTCACGCTGGTGCTGGGCCTCGTCGTCCCCTTCTTCGTCTACCAGGCCCTCTATTGGCTGGGATGGGACATCTCTGTGGTGATGTACCCGACGATCGTGATCGCGCTGGCGTTCACGGGAGTGCTGATCTGGTCCGAGGGCTTCTATGCGCTGGACCCCGTCAGGCCCCCGAAGGAGCCGGGCTCACCGCCGCCGCCCGCGACGGCGGTGATCGCCGCGTATCTGCCGAACGAGGCCGCGACGATCGTGGACACGGTGGAGGCGTTCCTGCGCGTCGACTACCCGGATCTGCAGGTGATCCTGGCCTACAACACCCCCCGCGGGCTGCTCGTGGAGCGGACGCTGCGCCAGATCGCCGAGCGCGATCCGCGCTTCCTGCCGTTGCGCGTGGACGGCTCCACGTCCAAGGCGCAGAACGTCAACGCCGCGCTGCGGCATGCGCGCGGGGAGTTCGTGGGCATGTACGACGCGGACCACCACCCGCAGCGCGACTCGTTCATGCGCGCCTGGCGGTGGCTGTCGAACGGCTACGACGTGGTGCAGGGCCACTGCGTGATCCGCAACGGCGCCGCAAGCAAGGCTGCGCGCACGGTCGCGGTCGAGTTCGAGGCGATCTACGCGGTGAGCCACCCTGGCCGCGCCCAGCTGCACGGCTTCGGGATCTTCGGCGGCTCGAACGGGTTCTGGCGCACGGACGTCCTCCGCCGCACCCGCATGCACGGCTTCATGCTCACGGAGGACATCGACTCGAGCCTGCGCGTGATCGAGGCGGGGGGCCAGATCGCGAACGACCCCGCGCTGATCTCCCGCGAGCTCGCGCCCACGTCATGGCATGGGCTGTGGAATCAGCGGATGAGGTGGGCGCAGGGCTGGTTCCAGGTGTCCAAGCGGCATCTGCGTCAGGCGTGGCGGTCGCGCACCCTCACGCTTCGCCAGAAGCTGGGCATGACGGTGCTGCTCGGCTGGCGTGAGGTCTATCCGTGGATCAGCATCCAGATGTTCCCTCTGGTCGCGTTCCTGGCCTGGCGCGACGCGGGTCTGCAGAACCTGGACTGGTTCATCGCGCTGTTCGTGCTGACCACGCTCTTCACGACCACGGTGGGGCCGGGACAGACCTTCTTCGCGTGGCGGCTGGCGGCGCCCGACATCCGTAGGCATCGCCGCTGGTTCTGGCTCTACCTGCTGTTCGCGACGCTGTTCTACACCGAGTGGAAGAACACCATCTCGCGGGTGGCGCAGGTGAAGGAGACGATCGGTGAACGGCAGTGGAAGGTGACTCCCCGATGA
- a CDS encoding response regulator: MTRTILVIDDEPDLRAIARVAIEVIGGWSMLEAASGDEAVAAARASRPDAVLLDHLLGGEDGLDVAARLRAEEGLGSVPILMLSASLSIPASEHVDGFLAKPFNPRTLADEVAAAAGWTS; this comes from the coding sequence ATGACCCGCACCATCCTGGTGATCGACGACGAGCCGGACCTGCGGGCGATCGCCCGCGTGGCGATCGAGGTGATCGGCGGCTGGAGCATGCTCGAGGCGGCGTCTGGTGACGAGGCCGTCGCCGCGGCACGCGCCAGCCGCCCCGACGCCGTGCTCCTGGACCACCTGCTGGGCGGTGAGGACGGGCTCGACGTGGCCGCGCGCCTGCGAGCCGAGGAGGGGCTCGGCTCGGTGCCGATCCTCATGCTCAGCGCCTCCCTGTCGATCCCCGCGAGCGAGCACGTGGACGGCTTCCTCGCGAAGCCGTTCAACCCGCGCACGCTGGCCGACGAGGTCGCCGCCGCCGCAGGATGGACCTCATGA
- a CDS encoding acyltransferase family protein: MSDVTPARTVPADDPARAVGRRFAGLEGYRGLAALAIVVYHVYQHVEAADPGSLGAQDSASYTALHGLDGLVSLFFVLSAFLLFLPYARAVLGGGDGPSGRAFLVRRAARIVPLYLVAILVVWSARNSDIPGAWQDLLLHLTFTQVYSNDYVFATIGPAWSLAVEVQFYLLLALLGAGLTAWGRRLSARGRLVLLVSTVSVMFVGSLAYKLSSWLVTGVYGDDWRVWFGLPAKLDEFALGMGLAVVVAIGRVRLGRAAVEVTRLVGLGIVVAAFILRPDGAGTHAWFHTVTAVGFAAMLAASVLGRGDWWTTTLGRQPLALLGLVSYSLYLWHEPLMLLLNSRGLLPTATGLPGFAVLLAIVVPLAVLVAWVSYQVIERPGNALRGLVDRQGRSRDYYDGS; the protein is encoded by the coding sequence ATGAGCGACGTCACCCCCGCGCGGACCGTGCCCGCGGACGATCCGGCTCGCGCGGTCGGCCGGCGCTTCGCCGGGCTCGAGGGATACCGCGGGCTGGCGGCGCTCGCGATCGTGGTCTATCACGTGTACCAGCACGTGGAGGCGGCCGATCCGGGCTCGCTCGGGGCGCAGGACTCCGCGTCCTACACCGCGCTGCACGGCCTGGACGGACTCGTCAGCCTCTTCTTCGTGCTCTCGGCGTTCCTGCTCTTCCTGCCGTACGCGCGCGCGGTGCTCGGCGGCGGGGACGGTCCGAGCGGACGCGCATTCCTGGTGCGCCGCGCCGCGCGCATCGTCCCGCTGTACCTGGTGGCGATCCTCGTCGTCTGGTCGGCCCGGAACAGCGACATCCCTGGTGCGTGGCAGGATCTGCTGCTGCACCTGACGTTCACCCAGGTCTACTCGAACGACTACGTCTTCGCGACGATCGGCCCCGCCTGGTCGCTCGCGGTGGAGGTGCAGTTCTACCTGCTGCTCGCCCTGCTGGGGGCTGGCCTCACCGCGTGGGGCCGACGCCTGTCGGCTCGCGGCAGGCTCGTGCTGCTGGTCTCCACGGTCTCCGTGATGTTCGTGGGCAGCCTCGCGTACAAGCTGTCGTCCTGGCTGGTCACGGGGGTCTACGGCGACGACTGGCGGGTGTGGTTCGGACTGCCCGCCAAGCTCGACGAGTTCGCCCTGGGGATGGGCCTCGCGGTCGTCGTCGCCATCGGACGCGTGCGCCTGGGCCGGGCAGCGGTCGAGGTCACCCGCCTCGTCGGCCTGGGCATCGTGGTGGCGGCTTTCATCCTCCGGCCCGACGGCGCAGGGACCCATGCGTGGTTCCACACCGTCACCGCCGTCGGATTCGCGGCGATGCTCGCGGCCAGCGTGCTGGGGCGAGGCGACTGGTGGACCACGACGCTCGGACGGCAGCCTCTCGCGCTGCTGGGCCTGGTCAGCTACAGCCTGTACCTCTGGCACGAGCCGCTCATGCTGCTGCTCAACTCGCGCGGGCTGCTGCCCACCGCCACCGGGCTCCCGGGCTTCGCCGTGCTGCTCGCGATCGTGGTGCCGCTCGCCGTGCTGGTCGCCTGGGTCAGCTACCAGGTGATCGAACGCCCTGGCAACGCGCTGCGCGGCCTCGTGGACCGTCAGGGGCGCTCGCGCGACTACTACGACGGGTCCTGA
- a CDS encoding ATP-binding protein, with translation MTQEARDASAWRALAAAPRHVVAARSSMLDDAAAHHVFHAVAEASAHALGADGAVVWVEHDGSHLVIGASGLGDAPEAVAAEWSVRTLEGVSPVGIDDASADGATAQRVGAYLGVPLILNGETVGVLAVVTAGPRAWDAEDRARLVSLAQWPTAEIGRIDSTARLRVAEAALVRATQVFDAMGEGIVGLDSEGAVTLVNPAAARMLGWEPAALIGQLLHHVAHYQRPDSSAYPLDQCPMLLTIADGQVRTRRHEVLWRRDGSPLHVDMSVGGLRDDAGAAAAIVVFDDISERLDLERSREDFVSMVSHELRTPLTAISGSLELMDELGDDPESAAQMLGIARRNASRMAGLVDDILDLERAETGRLQLTRSQLDARSVMMQAAEAVSGMATAGQVALIVEPTQTTFWGDESRIVQVLTNLAGNAVRLSPPGAAVTMRAHEAETEVSLEVADHGPGIAEADQQHVFDRFWQAPAGAGTGRKGSGLGLAIALSMARAHGGTITVRSLEGLGSTFTLHVPLRARRSAVPIDRRDSQEPS, from the coding sequence ATGACGCAGGAGGCACGGGACGCGAGCGCGTGGCGCGCGCTCGCAGCCGCGCCTCGCCACGTGGTGGCGGCGCGCAGCTCGATGCTGGACGACGCGGCGGCTCATCACGTGTTCCATGCGGTGGCGGAGGCGTCCGCGCATGCGCTGGGTGCGGACGGCGCGGTGGTGTGGGTCGAGCACGACGGCTCGCACCTGGTGATCGGAGCCTCCGGGCTCGGGGACGCTCCCGAGGCGGTCGCCGCGGAGTGGTCGGTGCGCACCCTGGAGGGTGTGTCGCCCGTGGGGATCGACGATGCCAGCGCGGACGGCGCGACGGCGCAGCGCGTAGGTGCGTACCTGGGTGTGCCGCTGATCCTCAACGGCGAGACTGTCGGCGTGCTCGCGGTGGTCACGGCGGGTCCGCGCGCCTGGGACGCCGAGGATCGCGCCCGGCTCGTCTCGCTCGCGCAGTGGCCGACGGCGGAGATCGGCCGCATCGACTCGACGGCCCGGCTGAGGGTCGCGGAGGCGGCGCTGGTGCGTGCCACCCAGGTCTTCGACGCGATGGGCGAAGGGATCGTCGGCCTCGACTCCGAGGGCGCCGTCACCCTGGTGAACCCGGCCGCGGCGCGGATGCTCGGCTGGGAGCCGGCCGCTCTGATCGGGCAGCTGCTGCACCACGTCGCCCACTACCAGCGGCCGGACAGCTCGGCGTATCCGCTGGACCAGTGCCCCATGCTCCTCACGATCGCCGACGGGCAGGTGCGCACGCGCCGCCATGAGGTCCTGTGGCGCCGCGACGGCTCGCCCCTGCACGTCGACATGTCCGTCGGAGGACTGAGGGACGACGCGGGCGCCGCCGCCGCGATCGTCGTGTTCGACGACATCTCCGAACGGCTCGACCTGGAGCGCAGCCGCGAGGACTTCGTGTCGATGGTCAGCCACGAGCTGAGGACCCCTCTCACGGCGATCTCCGGCTCGCTGGAGCTGATGGACGAGCTGGGCGACGACCCGGAGTCGGCAGCGCAGATGCTCGGCATCGCTCGCCGCAACGCGTCGCGCATGGCCGGCCTCGTGGACGACATCCTGGACCTGGAGCGCGCGGAGACCGGCCGGCTGCAGCTGACGCGCTCGCAGCTCGACGCGCGGTCGGTGATGATGCAGGCGGCCGAGGCGGTGTCCGGGATGGCCACCGCGGGGCAGGTGGCGCTGATCGTCGAGCCGACGCAGACGACGTTCTGGGGAGACGAGAGCCGGATCGTCCAGGTGCTCACGAACCTCGCAGGCAATGCGGTGCGGCTGTCCCCACCGGGTGCTGCGGTCACGATGCGCGCGCATGAGGCCGAGACCGAGGTGTCGCTCGAGGTGGCCGACCACGGGCCAGGCATCGCAGAGGCCGACCAGCAGCACGTCTTCGACCGCTTCTGGCAAGCACCCGCAGGCGCGGGCACGGGTCGCAAAGGGTCCGGCCTTGGCCTCGCCATCGCGCTGTCGATGGCCCGCGCCCACGGCGGCACCATCACCGTGCGCAGCCTGGAAGGCCTCGGCAGCACCTTCACCCTCCACGTGCCGCTGCGCGCACGCCGCAGCGCCGTCCCCATCGACCGCCGCGACTCGCAGGAGCCTTCATGA
- a CDS encoding adenylosuccinate synthase produces MPGVVIVGAQWGDEGKGKATDLLGSRVDYVVKFNGGNNAGHTVVVGDQKFALHLLPSGILTPGVTPVIGNGVVIDLRVLFGELHALQERGVDTSRLLISNAAHLITPYARTLDNVTERFLGKKKIGTTGRGIGPTYADKINRLGIRVGDLFDEALLRDKIEGALAPKNHMLVKVYNRRAITVDEVADELLGYRDEVAPMVADTGLVLANALAEGKNVLFEGGQATMLDVDHGTYPFVTSSNATAGGACTGSGVGPTAIDSVIGIVKAYTTRVGEGPFPTELLDKWGDRLRDVGHEFGTTTGRPRRCGWYDAVICRYASRINGLTDLVLTKLDVLTGIEEIPVCVAYEVDGVRYDELPQDQAAFAKATPIFETFPGWTEDISKARTFDELPANARDYVLALEKISGCRISAIGVGPARDEIIARHDLIHTRA; encoded by the coding sequence GTGCCTGGTGTCGTGATCGTCGGAGCCCAGTGGGGCGACGAGGGCAAGGGAAAGGCGACCGATCTGCTCGGCTCGCGCGTCGACTACGTCGTGAAGTTCAACGGCGGCAACAACGCGGGCCACACGGTCGTCGTGGGCGACCAGAAGTTCGCCCTGCACCTGCTGCCGTCGGGCATCCTGACGCCGGGAGTGACGCCCGTGATCGGCAACGGCGTGGTGATCGACCTGCGCGTGCTGTTCGGTGAGCTGCATGCCCTGCAGGAGCGCGGCGTGGACACCTCCAGGCTGCTCATCTCGAACGCGGCGCACCTCATCACCCCCTACGCCCGGACCCTCGACAACGTCACGGAGCGCTTCCTCGGCAAGAAGAAGATCGGCACCACCGGTCGCGGCATCGGGCCCACGTACGCTGACAAGATCAACCGCCTGGGCATCCGCGTGGGCGACCTGTTCGACGAGGCTCTGCTGCGCGACAAGATCGAGGGCGCGCTCGCTCCCAAGAACCACATGCTGGTCAAGGTGTACAACCGGCGCGCCATCACGGTGGACGAGGTGGCCGACGAGCTGCTCGGCTACCGCGACGAGGTGGCGCCGATGGTCGCGGACACCGGCCTGGTGCTGGCGAACGCGCTGGCCGAGGGCAAGAACGTCCTCTTCGAAGGCGGCCAGGCGACCATGCTGGATGTGGACCACGGCACGTACCCGTTCGTCACGTCCTCCAACGCGACTGCTGGCGGTGCCTGCACCGGCTCGGGCGTGGGACCCACGGCGATCGACTCGGTGATCGGCATCGTCAAGGCCTACACGACTCGCGTGGGGGAGGGGCCGTTCCCCACCGAGCTGCTGGACAAGTGGGGCGATCGCCTGCGTGACGTGGGCCACGAGTTCGGCACCACCACCGGGCGTCCGCGCCGGTGTGGCTGGTATGACGCGGTGATCTGCCGCTATGCCTCGCGCATCAACGGGCTCACGGACCTGGTGCTCACCAAGCTGGACGTGCTGACCGGCATCGAGGAGATCCCGGTGTGCGTCGCGTACGAGGTGGACGGCGTCCGCTACGACGAGCTTCCGCAGGATCAGGCCGCGTTCGCCAAGGCGACTCCGATCTTCGAGACCTTCCCCGGCTGGACCGAGGACATCTCGAAGGCGCGCACGTTCGACGAGCTGCCTGCGAACGCGCGCGACTACGTGCTCGCGCTCGAGAAGATCTCCGGCTGCCGCATCTCCGCGATCGGCGTGGGCCCGGCGCGTGACGAGATCATCGCGCGGCATGATCTGATCCACACCCGCGCGTAG
- a CDS encoding IS481 family transposase codes for MSHANAALTPVQRARIGRMVVDDGWSIAEAARYFRVSWPTAAKWVQRYLEMGRVGMDDRSSRPHRSPNKTAQPLVRKIVHKRIKTRRGPVEIASLTGVPASTVYAVLKRCRLNRLSHVDVATGEPARRYEHDHPGSLIHVDVKKLGNIPDGGGWRTVGRQQGWRNRAGTPGKDRSKHRGVLMRHAYVHTVIDDHSRVAYAEIHNDETAATAIGVLVRAVAWFAARGVHVEAVLSDNGSCYRSNAWRDTCRDLGIKHRRTRPYRPQTNGKIERFHRTLADGWAYSKHYNSEKARRAALPAWLHFYNHHRQHSAIGKVPPITRLNNLPGHYN; via the coding sequence GTGTCCCACGCTAATGCCGCGCTCACTCCTGTCCAACGCGCCCGGATCGGTCGGATGGTCGTCGATGACGGCTGGAGCATCGCTGAAGCGGCCCGCTACTTCCGTGTCTCCTGGCCCACGGCGGCGAAGTGGGTGCAGCGCTACCTCGAGATGGGTCGGGTCGGCATGGACGACCGCTCCTCACGCCCACACCGCTCACCAAACAAGACGGCGCAACCATTGGTGCGCAAGATCGTGCACAAGCGCATCAAGACCAGACGCGGGCCAGTGGAGATCGCTTCCCTCACGGGCGTGCCCGCGTCGACCGTGTACGCCGTGCTGAAACGCTGCCGCCTGAACCGCCTGTCCCACGTCGACGTCGCCACGGGTGAGCCTGCCCGGCGCTACGAGCACGACCATCCTGGCTCGCTGATCCACGTCGATGTGAAGAAGCTGGGCAACATCCCTGATGGCGGCGGGTGGCGCACCGTCGGACGGCAGCAAGGATGGCGCAACCGGGCCGGCACGCCAGGCAAGGACCGCTCTAAGCACCGAGGCGTGCTGATGCGTCACGCGTACGTCCACACGGTCATCGACGACCACTCCCGCGTCGCGTACGCCGAGATCCACAACGATGAGACCGCCGCCACCGCGATCGGAGTCCTGGTCCGTGCAGTCGCGTGGTTCGCCGCCCGCGGCGTCCACGTCGAAGCCGTGCTGTCCGACAACGGCAGCTGCTACCGCTCGAATGCCTGGCGCGATACCTGCCGCGACCTGGGCATCAAGCACCGCCGTACCCGGCCGTACCGGCCCCAGACCAACGGCAAGATCGAACGCTTCCACCGCACCCTGGCGGACGGCTGGGCATACTCGAAGCACTACAACTCCGAGAAAGCCCGCCGAGCCGCCCTACCGGCCTGGCTGCACTTCTACAACCACCACCGGCAACACTCCGCCATCGGCAAGGTTCCACCCATCACCAGGTTGAACAACCTCCCTGGGCACTACAACTAG
- a CDS encoding ABC transporter ATP-binding protein, which yields MRLVVRDVGFTYPRGDHPVLTSVSCDIPAGTAAAIIGPSGSGKTTLLSLMGDLLPLRTGSIEAVDSRGIGHPLAEAATWVFQTVSLLPARNVLDNAAIGAHSDGAPKADALSRAKDCLARVGMAGRERDPARTLSGGEAQRVAIARAMASNRPLLLADEPTGQLDARTSAAVLDAMIDARGDRTVVIVTHDLEVAARCDMTFELRDGALHTRPGRVP from the coding sequence GTGCGGCTAGTCGTGCGCGACGTCGGCTTCACCTACCCTCGCGGCGACCATCCCGTGCTGACCTCCGTGTCGTGCGACATCCCCGCAGGCACGGCCGCTGCGATCATCGGCCCGTCCGGCTCGGGGAAGACCACCCTGCTGTCGCTCATGGGCGACCTTCTTCCCCTGCGCACCGGGAGCATCGAGGCCGTCGACTCGAGGGGGATCGGCCATCCGCTCGCCGAGGCAGCGACCTGGGTCTTCCAGACGGTGTCGCTTCTGCCCGCCCGGAACGTGCTCGACAACGCGGCGATCGGCGCACACTCGGACGGCGCACCCAAGGCGGACGCGCTGAGCCGGGCGAAGGACTGCCTTGCGCGCGTGGGGATGGCAGGACGCGAGAGGGACCCCGCACGCACCCTCTCGGGCGGCGAGGCCCAGCGGGTCGCCATCGCCAGGGCGATGGCGTCGAACCGACCGCTCCTGCTTGCCGACGAACCGACCGGCCAGCTCGATGCACGCACCTCGGCCGCCGTCCTCGACGCGATGATCGATGCGCGAGGCGACCGCACCGTCGTCATCGTGACCCACGACCTCGAGGTGGCCGCGCGCTGCGACATGACATTCGAGCTGCGCGACGGAGCGCTGCACACGCGTCCTGGGAGGGTGCCGTGA